In the genome of Haloarcula sp. CBA1129, one region contains:
- a CDS encoding penicillin acylase family protein: MPAQHQQSWRPLTRRTLLKTGAAVTGMSCLGAVETELAYAQADDATVTIRRDDYGVPHIYARDTDSRAPVFYGFGYATAADRLYQLELYRRYYHGTVAAVLGSGEGDTDWVQFDIEARRNTAGEPSLDEQAAEQLTADQRAVLQAFTDGINRYITEVRESEDLEFHQAFQEHGFEPAEFTTTDAAGMFVASMAYFSGFQLETLSATVLDALTQETDSEQRAMELFEDLQWGDDPGCPTSTVQSSEAYSPAYTDVGTGPTPNVTENRSTNRVTRGRSGASVTPSNRVTGGDYTPPTDAEGMHDAEMERMRTLASGLNRLGLPIKYGSNALAVQGDITASGDALLMGGPQMGFNTPSIMYEASLHGPDFDVAGITVTGYPFIMFGHNRNGAMTSTAGIDNCIQMFTESITTTSSGPDTYTFQGEEYEVETEKRTITVADGEDVTYTERFTRHGVVTQWDPDNGEALTQTKSYAGRHMNCWRAFYECQFATDAEEFRESAKRCDYALNFMWADKDGDIAYVHLGRYPDSESVEWDTRLPADGTQYELTAEDYLRAADGDVPYAINPDPGYSAQWNNKPAPEWNNGDLSYSWSTDHRVQRIINLVEQRLAQDGAVDYDFLKTVIYDISFTDLRSIRYRGHLLDALADADLSDTEQQARDELASWDHFAQATGEDNEGRHSAGYTIWDTTFPYILEEIFSETFGNAYGPASYFLGYDYGRGTLMRVLNPAETALPTQAAYADENVTDALVSAFRTAVSELAEQYDGDPETWRREAALHEFDNLALFGMPIGVTSAGNTALMNRGTENHVVRLSDDPKAENILPPGNDGYVAPDGTTDEHYDDQLAMFENFEYKQLLFADADIESATTETQTVTMPASPADAAIGDTPTSAGTETDEKAVTSTASTTAGTERTDTATEVNTGTDASGPGFTTLTGVAAVLGTALAWLYRQDDTSR, translated from the coding sequence ATGCCAGCACAGCACCAGCAATCGTGGCGGCCCCTCACACGACGAACACTTCTGAAGACAGGCGCGGCGGTTACCGGTATGAGCTGTCTTGGAGCTGTTGAGACGGAGTTGGCGTACGCACAGGCAGACGATGCGACGGTCACGATACGTCGGGACGACTACGGTGTGCCACACATCTACGCTCGCGACACCGACAGCCGCGCACCAGTGTTCTATGGGTTCGGATACGCCACCGCGGCGGACCGGCTCTATCAGCTAGAACTGTACCGACGGTACTATCATGGGACTGTTGCCGCGGTACTCGGTTCGGGTGAGGGGGACACTGACTGGGTCCAGTTCGATATCGAGGCACGGCGCAACACCGCCGGCGAGCCGTCGCTTGACGAGCAGGCTGCTGAACAGTTGACTGCGGACCAGCGAGCGGTCCTGCAGGCGTTTACTGACGGCATCAACCGGTACATTACCGAAGTCCGTGAGAGTGAGGACTTGGAATTCCATCAGGCGTTTCAGGAACACGGGTTCGAACCTGCGGAGTTTACCACCACGGACGCCGCCGGGATGTTTGTCGCCAGTATGGCGTATTTCAGCGGCTTCCAGCTGGAGACGCTTAGCGCGACCGTCCTCGATGCACTCACACAGGAGACCGATAGCGAACAGCGAGCCATGGAACTCTTCGAAGACCTGCAGTGGGGCGACGACCCCGGCTGCCCGACTTCGACGGTCCAGTCCTCGGAGGCCTATTCGCCAGCGTACACCGATGTCGGAACGGGCCCGACGCCAAATGTAACCGAAAACCGGAGCACGAACAGGGTGACACGTGGCAGAAGCGGTGCATCGGTAACACCGAGCAATCGAGTGACCGGCGGGGATTACACGCCTCCAACTGACGCCGAAGGAATGCACGACGCCGAGATGGAGCGGATGCGAACGCTTGCGTCCGGGCTCAACAGGCTTGGCCTCCCGATCAAGTACGGAAGCAACGCCCTCGCCGTCCAAGGTGACATCACGGCCAGTGGCGATGCGCTACTGATGGGCGGGCCACAGATGGGGTTCAACACCCCGTCGATAATGTACGAGGCGAGCCTGCACGGTCCGGATTTCGATGTCGCTGGCATTACTGTCACAGGATACCCGTTCATCATGTTCGGGCACAACCGCAACGGGGCGATGACCTCGACTGCTGGCATCGATAACTGCATCCAGATGTTCACCGAGTCGATCACGACCACCTCGTCGGGTCCGGACACGTACACCTTTCAGGGGGAGGAGTACGAGGTCGAAACTGAGAAACGGACCATCACTGTCGCCGACGGCGAGGACGTAACCTATACTGAACGGTTCACACGCCACGGCGTTGTGACGCAGTGGGACCCCGACAACGGGGAAGCACTGACACAGACGAAGTCGTATGCCGGCCGGCACATGAACTGCTGGCGGGCCTTCTACGAATGTCAGTTCGCGACAGATGCAGAGGAGTTCCGGGAGTCGGCAAAGCGCTGTGACTACGCGCTGAATTTCATGTGGGCCGACAAAGACGGTGACATCGCGTACGTTCATCTGGGACGGTATCCGGACAGCGAATCGGTCGAATGGGATACCCGGCTCCCCGCTGACGGGACGCAGTACGAACTGACGGCTGAAGACTACCTGCGCGCGGCTGACGGCGACGTGCCCTACGCGATCAACCCCGACCCGGGATACTCGGCACAGTGGAACAACAAACCCGCGCCTGAGTGGAACAACGGTGACCTGAGCTATTCGTGGTCGACCGACCACCGCGTACAACGGATCATCAATCTCGTAGAGCAGCGGTTAGCACAGGACGGGGCAGTCGATTATGACTTCTTGAAGACCGTTATCTACGATATTTCGTTCACTGATCTGCGTTCGATCCGGTACAGAGGGCATCTGCTTGATGCGCTTGCGGACGCGGATCTCTCCGACACCGAACAGCAAGCCCGCGACGAACTGGCCTCGTGGGACCACTTTGCACAGGCTACCGGCGAAGACAACGAGGGACGCCACTCTGCCGGGTACACCATCTGGGATACGACATTCCCGTATATTCTGGAGGAAATTTTCAGCGAGACGTTCGGGAACGCATACGGGCCGGCCTCGTACTTCCTCGGCTACGACTACGGTCGCGGCACCCTGATGCGGGTCCTCAACCCAGCCGAGACAGCACTGCCGACACAGGCAGCATACGCCGATGAAAACGTCACGGACGCACTGGTCAGCGCGTTCCGGACCGCCGTGAGCGAACTTGCCGAGCAATACGACGGCGACCCGGAGACTTGGCGGCGCGAGGCCGCACTACACGAGTTCGATAACCTCGCGCTGTTCGGGATGCCTATCGGCGTCACGTCCGCGGGGAACACGGCGCTGATGAACCGTGGGACCGAGAACCACGTCGTCCGACTCAGCGACGACCCGAAGGCAGAGAACATCCTCCCGCCCGGAAACGACGGCTACGTTGCTCCAGACGGCACGACCGACGAGCATTACGACGACCAGCTGGCGATGTTCGAGAATTTCGAGTACAAACAGCTGTTGTTCGCCGACGCGGATATCGAGTCCGCAACAACTGAAACCCAGACGGTGACGATGCCAGCAAGCCCGGCTGACGCCGCAATCGGTGACACGCCGACGAGTGCGGGCACCGAGACAGACGAAAAGGCTGTGACGAGCACGGCATCAACCACTGCCGGGACAGAGCGCACCGACACAGCGACGGAGGTGAATACTGGGACTGACGCCAGTGGCCCCGGCTTCACGACACTGACCGGGGTGGCCGCAGTACTCGGGACTGCGCTGGCGTGGCTGTACAGACAGGACGACACGTCTCGCTAG
- a CDS encoding ABC transporter substrate-binding protein: MSSEGTSPDSSVGIDRSRRQFIAAAGAVGALGLAGCQGGSTGGDEAVTVASLNPMTGPFSSLGPGQRTGAELAVTEINNNDDYDFEFDLVTGDTETEAGAAQSEAQRVVQEEGAEFVFGAISSSVALGLNDFAAQSEHIYFPGGAAVPITGSACNEWVFRFETNTAQIAEAISAYSVNNLGTNVWFHYADYAYGDSVYNRTSRRMENASDDYTEIGTSTSELGASNYGSFITQISNSEADVVVLGMTGGDLVNFTNQAADQGLTDQIAVVGPTQTFQSVRAGTGSNSVGTFGGARYDPSLETGDNQAFVEAYSSENDREPGNFARVGYDSMRLMAKGMNKAGSTEPGDVRDALEGGTFTTVLGDITLRESDHQATNPTWMAKLVAGDGDTADVELLEQVPGSETLPPASDLGCEM; the protein is encoded by the coding sequence ATGTCGAGCGAAGGTACCTCACCAGACAGTAGTGTGGGAATCGACCGTTCACGGAGACAGTTCATCGCCGCCGCCGGCGCGGTCGGCGCGCTTGGCCTCGCCGGCTGTCAAGGTGGGTCAACAGGCGGCGACGAGGCGGTGACCGTTGCGAGCCTGAACCCGATGACCGGCCCCTTCAGCTCTCTCGGGCCGGGTCAGCGAACTGGGGCCGAGCTCGCTGTGACTGAGATCAACAACAACGACGACTACGACTTCGAGTTCGATCTGGTGACGGGCGATACGGAAACCGAGGCTGGAGCCGCACAGTCTGAGGCACAGCGCGTCGTTCAGGAGGAGGGGGCGGAGTTCGTGTTCGGTGCGATTTCTAGCTCCGTTGCACTCGGGCTGAATGACTTTGCCGCGCAGTCAGAGCATATTTACTTCCCCGGCGGCGCAGCGGTTCCGATCACCGGGTCTGCCTGCAACGAATGGGTGTTCCGGTTCGAGACGAATACTGCACAGATTGCCGAGGCGATATCGGCGTATTCAGTCAACAATCTGGGGACCAACGTCTGGTTCCACTACGCGGACTACGCCTACGGCGACTCGGTGTACAACCGCACGAGCAGGCGAATGGAAAACGCCAGCGACGACTACACCGAGATCGGGACCTCAACCTCGGAGTTGGGTGCAAGCAACTACGGTTCGTTCATCACGCAGATCAGCAACTCCGAGGCTGACGTGGTTGTGCTGGGGATGACTGGCGGAGATCTGGTGAACTTCACAAACCAAGCCGCAGATCAGGGCCTCACCGATCAGATCGCTGTTGTCGGCCCGACACAGACGTTCCAGAGCGTTCGCGCCGGGACTGGCTCGAACAGCGTTGGCACCTTCGGTGGCGCTCGGTACGACCCCTCGCTTGAGACCGGGGACAATCAGGCATTCGTTGAGGCCTACTCCAGCGAGAACGACAGAGAGCCCGGCAACTTCGCCCGCGTCGGCTACGACTCGATGCGGTTGATGGCGAAAGGAATGAACAAAGCTGGGAGTACCGAACCGGGGGATGTCCGAGACGCCCTCGAAGGCGGGACGTTCACGACAGTACTGGGAGACATCACGCTTCGGGAGAGCGACCATCAGGCCACGAACCCAACGTGGATGGCTAAACTCGTTGCGGGAGACGGCGACACAGCGGATGTCGAACTGCTTGAGCAGGTCCCGGGTTCGGAGACGCTGCCACCGGCCAGTGACCTCGGCTGTGAGATGTAG
- a CDS encoding ABC transporter permease gives MVAADFIEQLLNGLTLGMVYVLLAAGLSVIFGVMDVINFSHGELFALGAYFSLSIIAPFGAGTGFWIAIVVAPVVVGLIGAAIERTTVRPLYGRDPLYHILLTFGLVLVINDGIRLVWGTQQRQLAVPEYLSQPVSILGVQVSVYNYFMIVFAALLAVVTWYLLNRTKYGMIIRAGSQDREMVRNVGIDIDQYYTLVFGVGAALAAVAGIVLGGYQNVNTGMGNSVIIPAFVVVVLGGLGSFRGAVFGGLLVGVVQTLMRAYSGSVLATFGDTTLSIPNLEGLTVYLLMIGVLLVKPQGLFGTRGDESEGEGEILVGGYGGILADSTRVRLGGLAVVALALAPVAILFMSNQYYLVVLNEILIWAIFALSLDIVMGYAGLVPLGHTMFYGVGAYTAALVMLHYSQSVFVVLLGAILLCAILAWIVGSLSIRVSGVYFAMITLAFAELLYSAVFKFEFTGGSDGLLGFEAFLGLGGVGATLSNIEFGLLGYEVGQQVVFYYFALFIAVLSFLFARRMMNAPFGSVLQSIRESEDRAEFIGYDVNRYKRRAFVISGGMAGLAGGLLAVNPSTVIISPDQTLNWIHSGEVIVIALFGGMGTLYGPMIGSGVFFGAEEFLSSYTDQWRLLIGTMFILFVLFVPRGIVSIPSLVTQRLETATNADSPVDMDESEVKSDD, from the coding sequence ATGGTTGCTGCCGACTTCATCGAACAACTGCTGAATGGCCTCACCTTGGGGATGGTTTACGTCCTGCTAGCTGCCGGACTGTCAGTTATCTTCGGCGTAATGGACGTGATCAACTTCTCCCATGGCGAACTGTTCGCACTCGGTGCGTATTTCTCCCTGAGCATCATCGCACCGTTCGGTGCGGGGACTGGATTCTGGATTGCGATAGTGGTCGCACCGGTCGTCGTCGGTCTCATCGGTGCCGCTATCGAGCGAACGACTGTCCGACCGTTGTATGGTCGAGACCCACTGTATCATATTCTTCTGACCTTCGGGCTCGTGCTCGTGATCAATGACGGCATCCGTCTCGTCTGGGGGACACAGCAACGACAGCTAGCCGTCCCTGAGTATCTGAGCCAACCCGTCTCCATACTGGGCGTTCAAGTATCAGTGTACAATTATTTCATGATCGTCTTTGCGGCGTTGCTCGCGGTCGTGACGTGGTACTTGCTGAACCGGACAAAGTACGGGATGATCATCCGTGCCGGGTCGCAGGACCGTGAGATGGTTCGCAACGTCGGTATTGATATCGACCAGTATTACACGCTGGTCTTTGGGGTCGGTGCGGCGCTCGCTGCCGTCGCCGGGATCGTCCTTGGCGGGTATCAGAACGTGAACACTGGTATGGGAAACAGCGTGATTATCCCCGCGTTCGTTGTCGTCGTCCTCGGTGGCCTCGGTAGCTTCAGGGGTGCCGTCTTCGGTGGGTTGCTTGTCGGCGTCGTCCAGACGCTGATGCGGGCTTACAGTGGGAGTGTCCTTGCCACGTTCGGTGATACAACGCTGAGCATCCCCAATCTCGAAGGGCTGACCGTGTACCTGCTTATGATCGGTGTGTTACTCGTGAAACCTCAGGGACTGTTCGGAACGCGAGGTGATGAGTCAGAGGGGGAAGGTGAGATTCTCGTCGGCGGGTACGGCGGAATACTGGCTGACAGCACACGGGTACGCCTTGGCGGTCTCGCTGTTGTCGCGCTCGCACTTGCCCCGGTCGCGATTCTATTCATGAGCAACCAGTACTATCTCGTCGTCCTCAATGAGATATTGATCTGGGCTATCTTCGCACTGAGTCTCGATATCGTGATGGGGTACGCCGGACTGGTCCCGCTCGGGCACACGATGTTCTACGGCGTCGGTGCATACACTGCCGCACTCGTGATGTTGCACTACTCGCAGTCGGTTTTTGTCGTGTTACTCGGGGCCATTCTCCTCTGTGCAATTCTGGCTTGGATCGTCGGCAGCCTGTCTATCCGGGTGTCCGGCGTGTACTTCGCAATGATCACGCTGGCGTTTGCGGAGTTGCTCTACAGTGCTGTGTTCAAGTTCGAATTCACCGGCGGGAGCGATGGCTTGCTCGGCTTCGAGGCGTTCCTCGGACTCGGTGGTGTCGGTGCAACACTCTCGAACATCGAGTTCGGGCTTCTGGGGTACGAAGTCGGACAGCAGGTAGTGTTCTACTATTTCGCTCTGTTTATCGCCGTTCTGTCGTTCCTGTTCGCTCGACGTATGATGAACGCGCCCTTTGGCAGTGTTCTGCAGTCGATTCGCGAAAGCGAAGACCGAGCGGAGTTCATCGGGTACGACGTCAACAGATACAAACGCCGAGCGTTTGTCATCAGTGGCGGCATGGCTGGGCTGGCCGGCGGGCTCCTCGCAGTAAACCCATCGACTGTGATCATTTCACCGGATCAGACACTCAACTGGATCCATTCTGGTGAGGTCATTGTGATTGCGCTGTTCGGCGGGATGGGGACACTGTACGGTCCCATGATCGGCTCCGGTGTCTTCTTCGGCGCTGAAGAATTCCTCTCGTCGTACACCGACCAGTGGCGGCTACTCATCGGGACCATGTTCATTCTGTTCGTGCTGTTTGTCCCACGCGGTATCGTATCGATTCCGTCCCTTGTCACACAGCGACTGGAGACGGCCACCAACGCGGATAGTCCCGTTGATATGGACGAGTCGGAAGTGAAAAGCGATGACTGA
- a CDS encoding ABC transporter ATP-binding protein, giving the protein MTETVLETDGLTKRFGKLTAVDDVSLSVADGEFRSVIGPNGAGKTTTFNLITGALSPSAGVVRFKGEDITDVAPHERVGRGLGRSFQITNVFGGLSVRENVRLAAQSVHSDGINPGEALFRDKNSFDEISEQTETVLDQIGLQDRADEHAEALAYGDQRRLELGLVLATDPDLVMLDEPTAGMSSEETQATMNLIDTVLADQSLMLIEHDIDLVMRVSDRITVLTRGEELASGTPEEIANNEDVRDAYLGGVRE; this is encoded by the coding sequence ATGACTGAAACTGTACTCGAAACAGACGGACTGACGAAACGGTTTGGCAAGCTCACCGCCGTTGACGACGTTTCGTTATCGGTTGCGGACGGTGAGTTCAGGAGCGTCATCGGTCCAAACGGGGCCGGAAAGACAACGACGTTTAATCTCATCACTGGCGCACTGTCACCGTCAGCGGGAGTCGTCCGATTCAAAGGTGAGGATATCACTGATGTCGCTCCACACGAACGGGTCGGCCGTGGGTTGGGGCGCTCGTTCCAGATCACGAATGTTTTCGGCGGCCTCAGCGTTCGAGAAAACGTGCGTCTGGCAGCCCAGTCCGTCCATAGTGACGGAATCAACCCCGGCGAGGCACTGTTCCGTGACAAGAACAGCTTTGACGAGATTTCGGAGCAAACTGAGACAGTGCTGGACCAGATTGGTCTCCAAGATCGGGCTGACGAACACGCCGAGGCCTTGGCGTACGGCGACCAGCGACGACTCGAACTGGGTCTCGTGTTGGCGACAGACCCCGATCTCGTCATGCTCGATGAACCGACCGCCGGAATGAGTAGCGAAGAAACACAGGCCACAATGAATCTTATCGATACCGTCCTTGCAGACCAGTCCCTGATGCTCATTGAACACGATATTGACCTCGTGATGCGTGTCTCGGACCGGATTACCGTTCTTACTCGTGGCGAAGAACTCGCAAGCGGCACACCCGAAGAGATTGCAAACAACGAGGACGTCCGTGATGCGTACCTCGGTGGTGTCCGAGAATGA
- a CDS encoding ABC transporter ATP-binding protein, which translates to MTDSLLSLKDVRAGYGMTEVLQGVSMDVERGSVVSLVGRNGVGKTTTLRSIVGNITPTGGSITFNGEDITTRNSEATIRSGIGFVPEERRIFPELTVRENIRMGEIGAESPAGPSVDDVLDMFENLAEREHRDGSVLSGGEQQMLAVGRALTADPDLLLLDEPTEGLAPYVVRQIEDLILELNDQGITVLLVEQNIPVALEVSQYTYILEKGNIVHEGTAAEIQDNEEVLDQHLGVGVTD; encoded by the coding sequence ATGACTGACTCACTACTTTCTCTCAAAGACGTCCGGGCCGGGTACGGGATGACTGAAGTGCTACAGGGCGTCTCGATGGATGTCGAACGCGGGAGTGTTGTGTCGTTAGTCGGGCGCAACGGGGTCGGCAAGACAACGACGCTCCGTTCAATCGTCGGCAATATCACCCCGACTGGCGGGTCGATTACGTTCAACGGCGAGGACATCACGACACGTAACTCCGAGGCGACGATCCGGAGTGGTATCGGGTTCGTTCCCGAAGAGCGACGTATCTTTCCCGAATTGACCGTTCGGGAGAACATCAGAATGGGAGAGATTGGTGCTGAGTCACCTGCTGGGCCGTCAGTAGACGATGTACTGGATATGTTCGAGAACCTCGCAGAGCGAGAACACAGGGACGGATCGGTCCTTTCGGGTGGCGAACAACAGATGCTCGCGGTCGGTCGTGCCCTGACTGCCGACCCGGATCTGTTGTTGCTTGACGAACCGACGGAGGGGCTCGCCCCTTATGTTGTCCGGCAGATAGAGGACCTTATCCTCGAACTGAACGATCAGGGTATCACAGTGCTGCTCGTCGAACAGAACATCCCGGTTGCACTGGAGGTCTCACAGTATACGTATATCCTCGAAAAGGGAAACATCGTCCATGAGGGAACTGCGGCGGAGATTCAGGACAACGAGGAAGTGCTTGACCAACATCTCGGCGTCGGCGTCACCGACTGA
- a CDS encoding IclR family transcriptional regulator: MTGQDPIESAERVLDIIEALKTEQSLGVTELAEQVGMPKSTVHVHLSTLKSRGYVVQDQNKAYRLSLRFLDIGMKVRERQEMYQEVAPKLNEIADETDEKAWWIVEENGKAVFLAKSLGSRAIQTNSQIGQYTELYRLAGGMAILSVLPKHRRETILESYDYPLPDGRNRAELEAELDEIQDRGVAYGIDQFLEGVAGVGAPLVDNAGNTYGAISVSGPANRLDSERIENELTDLIRGISGELQVNLSYQ, from the coding sequence ATGACAGGACAAGACCCGATAGAATCCGCCGAAAGAGTGCTGGACATCATTGAAGCACTGAAAACAGAACAGTCACTTGGCGTCACTGAGCTAGCAGAGCAGGTGGGAATGCCCAAGAGCACAGTCCACGTTCACCTTTCAACTCTCAAGAGCCGAGGCTACGTCGTTCAGGACCAGAACAAGGCATATCGGCTGAGCTTGCGGTTTCTGGATATTGGAATGAAAGTCCGCGAGCGACAGGAGATGTATCAGGAGGTCGCGCCGAAACTGAATGAGATAGCTGACGAAACTGACGAAAAAGCATGGTGGATCGTCGAAGAGAACGGAAAGGCGGTCTTTTTAGCCAAGTCACTCGGCAGTCGAGCGATTCAGACGAACTCACAGATCGGCCAGTACACCGAACTGTACAGGCTCGCTGGTGGCATGGCAATCCTCTCAGTGTTGCCGAAACACCGGCGGGAGACAATCCTCGAAAGCTACGACTATCCCCTCCCCGACGGTCGAAACCGCGCGGAGCTCGAAGCAGAACTCGATGAAATTCAGGACCGCGGCGTCGCCTACGGTATTGACCAGTTCCTCGAAGGCGTAGCCGGTGTTGGTGCACCACTGGTAGATAACGCTGGCAACACGTACGGAGCTATCAGTGTCTCGGGACCGGCGAACCGACTAGATTCGGAACGCATCGAAAACGAGCTGACTGACCTTATCCGTGGGATCTCCGGCGAACTACAGGTAAATCTCTCCTATCAGTAG